ACGAAGTTTCTCGAGAATGAGCTCAATGAGTACTACCCGATTCTCTAGAGCCCTCGTTTCAGCGCTCGCGGTCGCGCTCACCCTGTCCGCCGGCTGTGGCAAGGGCGGACAGGGGGGCCACGCCGCAGGGGGCCGTGCCGCTATAGGCACGGAGGCGCCGGAATTCGCGCTTCCGGATCTCGACGGGAAGGTCGTGAAAACCAGCGACCTGCGGGGCAAGGTCGTGATTCTCGATTTCTGGGCCACCTGGTGCCCGCCCTGCCGCCAAGAGGTACCGCACTTCGTCGCGCTTCAATCGAAATACCGCGACCAAGGGCTCGAGATCGTCGGGCTCTCACTCGACAAGAGCGGCGCGTCGGTGGTCAAGCCGTTCGCGGAGGAATACAACGTCAACTACAGGATGTTGCTCGCGAACGACGAGACGGCGTCGAGCTACGGCGGCATCACCGGCATCCCGACCACGTTCGTGCTCGACAAGAACGGCAAGGTCGTGAAGCGCTTCATGGGCTACACGGACCCCGAGGTCTTCGAGGAGACGATCAAGCCCCTCCTCACGGCCGGCTAGAGCCGTCCGCGCGGCCCGGGTCCTCGCCATGTTCGACGCACAGCTCAATCAGGTTTCTCTCGTCGCGGCGTTCCTGGCTGGCGTGGTTTCCTTCGTCTCGCCGTGCGTTCTCCCGCTGGTCCCGTCCTACGTCACCTTCATCACGGGGCTCTCGTTCGATGAGCTGACGGCCGCGGACCAGGGGCCCCGCGTCCGCCGGCTCACCCTGATCCACTCGCTCGCCTTCATCCTGGGCTTCTCGATGGTGTTCATCGCGCTGGGGGCGACCGCTACCGCGGCCGGGCAGTTCCTCCGCGAGCATCAAGACACGCTCCGCATCGCCGGCGGGATCCTGATCGTCTTCTTTGGAATTTACCTGACCGGGATCATCCAGATCCCGTTCCTCTCGCGCGAGCGGAAGGTCCACTTGAGCGGGAAGCCTCTCGGCGTCCTCGGCTCGATCCTCGTCGGGATCACGTTCGCCGCGGGATGGACCCCGTGCATCGGCCCGATTCTCGCGTCGATCCTCCTCTATGCGAGCACGGCCAAGACCGTGGGGACCGGAATTCT
The nucleotide sequence above comes from Candidatus Eisenbacteria bacterium. Encoded proteins:
- a CDS encoding TlpA family protein disulfide reductase, with product MSSMSTTRFSRALVSALAVALTLSAGCGKGGQGGHAAGGRAAIGTEAPEFALPDLDGKVVKTSDLRGKVVILDFWATWCPPCRQEVPHFVALQSKYRDQGLEIVGLSLDKSGASVVKPFAEEYNVNYRMLLANDETASSYGGITGIPTTFVLDKNGKVVKRFMGYTDPEVFEETIKPLLTAG
- a CDS encoding cytochrome c biogenesis protein CcdA; amino-acid sequence: MFDAQLNQVSLVAAFLAGVVSFVSPCVLPLVPSYVTFITGLSFDELTAADQGPRVRRLTLIHSLAFILGFSMVFIALGATATAAGQFLREHQDTLRIAGGILIVFFGIYLTGIIQIPFLSRERKVHLSGKPLGVLGSILVGITFAAGWTPCIGPILASILLYASTAKTVGTGILLLSVYSLGLGVPFLLASLGMNSFLAASSRLRRSLRTIEVVSGAILIVFGLALVTNLFSNFVAFLARFLPALG